The Methanomassiliicoccales archaeon genomic sequence GACGTCCTCCGCTGCAGTAACACGCCCCCACTTCATCGTGACGTTCCTTAATTCGACCGTCGGCATCTCATTCCACCTTCAACTCCTCATCAAGGTTGCATTTCTCGAGTGAAAAGATAGAGGCCTTCTCGGCATCCCAGCGTATACCGACCTCGTCTCCTACCTTGATCTTATCGAGGAATTTCGCTGGCATCTTAGACGAACATCGCCCCGTTTCCTTGATCGAGATGTCAACAAAGAGATTGCGCCCTTCGAACAAAATCCGCTCGACCGTGCCAGTCAAATAACCATCACTGGATTTCACGATCTCGGTGTTGCCGACCTTAACCGCTATAGCAACGCAGTCGCCTGGTTTGAAATTCGAACGCCGGGCAGGCATTACCCTCCCCCTATCATCTTTGATGAGCGTCACATCACTATTGCTCACAACGGTGCCTCTAAAGAAATTCGACTGGCCGACAAAATTTGCCACAAACGGTGAATCTGGGTGATCAAAGATCTCCTCGGGCGTACCAATCTGTGCAATCTTTCCCTTCCTGATCACTGCAATTCGATCAGCCATGACCAATGCCTCTTCTTGATCATGAGTCACATGAATCGTCGTGATGCCGAGGGACTTTGCGAGGGAACGGAGCTCCCGACGCAGACCTAATCGCAGCCGCGCGTCGAGAGCCCGAAGTGGTTCATCCAGTAGGAGAACTTCCGCACCCGATGCGAGTGCCCTTGCGAGTGCTGTGCGCTGCTGCATCCCCCCACTTAATTCTCTCGGATATGCGTCGGCTCGGCGCGAGAGACGGACGAGGTCAAGCATCTCGGCCAATGTCCGCTTTTTCATTTCCTCTGGCCAGTCCCTGATGTCGGGCCCAAAAATGATATTCTCTGCGACCGTCATATGAGGGAAGAGCGAGTATGTCTGTGACAAGAAAACCGCCTTCCGGTATTCTGGTTCCACGTGTGTCACCTCTCTACCATTGAAATAAATCTTCCCAGAGTCGGGGCTTGTAAGGCCAGCGATGATCCTCAAAGTCGTCGTTTTGCCAGCTCCGGTTGGTCCGAGGAGACATAGATACTCCCCGTTGTGAACAGTGAGATCGAGATTATCGAGAGCCTGAGTGGAACCGTAAGATTTGCTGATACGTTCGAGTCGTATCTCAGGCATCTAGACAGTCCTCCTCTTCCTTCTCGTGAGGTAACGCAGTAGGAGCATTGCAGCGTAGGACACGGAAATGAGCGCGATGCAAGCCAGACCAGCAAGGTAGTATTCCTGGCCTTTCACAAGCTCAACGATATAAACAGGTGCGGTCAACGCCTCGCTGACGACCGCCTGCGTCGCACCGGTCTCACCGAGACTTCTGGTAAAGGCCATGATCGAACCAGCGAGGATGGAGCTCTTGATCATTGGATAAAGCACACGACGGAATGCCTGGATCGGTTTCGCGCCGAGCGTCCTCGCAGTTTCTTCATACGAGGGGTCGATCTCTTCGATCGCACCAGCAACATTCCTGACGACGAGGGGATATGTGAAAGCGACGTGAGCCATGATGATGAGCAGTGTCGGAATGGCAGGAATGAAGGGTTGGTCACTGTAGAATTGACCGAGGGAGAACCCTAGCGCTGCCGTTGGGACGATCAAGGGCACATTGACAAGGACATCGAGTGCGCTTGATAGTTTCCTTGATTCACTCCTCACGATGAAAAACGCAAGCGGAATCCCAAAAGAGAGGTCGATGAGGGTCACGATGAATGCGATCCCGAAGGAATAGATGAGGCTGCTCCAGAACCCGCCCCAGTCACCACTAGTTGGTGAAGCCGTTGCGACAAAAGAAAAAATGAAAAAAGAGGGGAGCAAAACGAAGAAAACAAGAAAAATGAGAGAGAGCGCGTCTTTCATCTTCGGGGCGAAGCCCCGACTCAAAATCTTTTCTGGTCGGGGCCAGACCTTCCCGAACGGCAATCTCACCTTCATCACGATGACCTTCAATATAGCGAGAAGAACGAGTGCGATGATGATGAGCAAAATACTGACGAACGATAGTTGCGGGATCAACTCAGGATGAGTCACTGACAGTCTCTTCCATTCACCTATGAGAGTTGGGCCTGTGTTGAACCCAGCCGCATTCGCCATCGTCGCGAGCGCGATCATCGTTCCGCCTGTTTCGCTCAGACTGCGAGAAAAACAAAGAATGATGCCGGTCACGAGACCTGCCCTGAAAAGGGGAAGGGTGATGGTCCTTGCCGCGGTCAGCTTGCTTGCACCGAGCGTCTGTCCTGCGATTTCATATGTGACGTCGATCTGTTCGAGAATCGCTGCAAGTGATCTTACCATGTAGGGATAAGAGAAGACGATGTGCAGGAGAATGACGAGGAGCATAGGCGACGAGATTGCTCCGAGTGCGAAGGGCGGTGTCTCGACCGAGGGGGACGTCGTTGCCCAGAAAATTGCGCTCGAGAAACCGAGTGCAGCGGTGGGAACAGCGAGTGGCATATCGATCAATGTGTCGAGGAATCTTTTGCCTCTGAACTCCTTACGCACAAGGAGCCATGCGAGGGGGAGGCCGACAATGAAATCGACGACGGTGACGACCGCTGCGATTTCAAATGAGACAAGAATCGAGCTAAGTATGATGTTAGTTGTTTCGCGGTCACTGAGTACATTGTTTTCGATCGCACTCCAGTGTGTGAAGACATATGAGAGGATATAGATAGTTGGGAGTATGACAAAGACGAGGAAGAAGAAAACAATGAAAGCGTTCCAGCCCCTCCGAAATGACTTTCTGCTGATGATATTGAGTATCGTGTCGCTGAAACTCATCTCAGTCCCTGGTACGCATTACCCGAAACCGTTCTTAACATAAATATATAACTTACTTGAGACTTGCATGATATCTGGACTGTCTGGACAGGAGCTCGCCAAAGAGATTCCGAGCTGGTGCGGATTTGGTCTGTACATGCGACCCACTATTAGATTTGAGATCATACCAAGATCGAATTCTCCACGATCTCTCCGTCGCCCACGCGCACATTTGGCCCGACGATCGAATTCCTCACGACGGCCCCTCTTCCGACGACACTCCCTTCCATAAGCAGGCTACACGAAACCTTTGCCCCATCATGAACCACTGAGCGTCCGCAAATACAGACACAAGGACCGACA encodes the following:
- a CDS encoding ABC transporter ATP-binding protein is translated as MPEIRLERISKSYGSTQALDNLDLTVHNGEYLCLLGPTGAGKTTTLRIIAGLTSPDSGKIYFNGREVTHVEPEYRKAVFLSQTYSLFPHMTVAENIIFGPDIRDWPEEMKKRTLAEMLDLVRLSRRADAYPRELSGGMQQRTALARALASGAEVLLLDEPLRALDARLRLGLRRELRSLAKSLGITTIHVTHDQEEALVMADRIAVIRKGKIAQIGTPEEIFDHPDSPFVANFVGQSNFFRGTVVSNSDVTLIKDDRGRVMPARRSNFKPGDCVAIAVKVGNTEIVKSSDGYLTGTVERILFEGRNLFVDISIKETGRCSSKMPAKFLDKIKVGDEVGIRWDAEKASIFSLEKCNLDEELKVE
- a CDS encoding ABC transporter permease subunit, whose product is MSFSDTILNIISRKSFRRGWNAFIVFFFLVFVILPTIYILSYVFTHWSAIENNVLSDRETTNIILSSILVSFEIAAVVTVVDFIVGLPLAWLLVRKEFRGKRFLDTLIDMPLAVPTAALGFSSAIFWATTSPSVETPPFALGAISSPMLLVILLHIVFSYPYMVRSLAAILEQIDVTYEIAGQTLGASKLTAARTITLPLFRAGLVTGIILCFSRSLSETGGTMIALATMANAAGFNTGPTLIGEWKRLSVTHPELIPQLSFVSILLIIIALVLLAILKVIVMKVRLPFGKVWPRPEKILSRGFAPKMKDALSLIFLVFFVLLPSFFIFSFVATASPTSGDWGGFWSSLIYSFGIAFIVTLIDLSFGIPLAFFIVRSESRKLSSALDVLVNVPLIVPTAALGFSLGQFYSDQPFIPAIPTLLIIMAHVAFTYPLVVRNVAGAIEEIDPSYEETARTLGAKPIQAFRRVLYPMIKSSILAGSIMAFTRSLGETGATQAVVSEALTAPVYIVELVKGQEYYLAGLACIALISVSYAAMLLLRYLTRRKRRTV